DNA sequence from the Halorussus limi genome:
TCGACCACCTCGCCGGTCGTCAGCGTCGCCGTCGTCTCGACGTGGGTTGGCTTCGAGGTCGGTCTCATCAAAGAGCAGTTCTCGGCGCTCGGCATCGAACGGAGCGCGTTCGTGGTGTTCCTCCAGAGCATCCCGTTCCGGTTCTACAGTCTGCTCGCGGTAGCGCTCGTGTTCATCGTCGTCATCACCGGGTGGAACTTCGGCCCGATGAAGCGCGCGGAGAAGCGCGCGAAGGAGACGGGGAAGGTCCTCCGGGACGACGCCGACCCGCTGCTGGAGACCCGCGAGGAGGACATCGTCACGCCAGACCACGTCGATTCGCGCTGGTGGTACTTCGCGGCGCCCATCGTCGCGCTCGTGGTCGTCACGGGTCTCGGACTCCTCACCTCCGGCGGATGGCCGGGCGTCGCGCCGGTCGAAGCGCTGAAGGACGCCGCGACGGCCGACGCCATCCTCTGGGGCGTCTTCTCGGCCTGCGCCCTCCTGTTGGCCATCCTCGTCGGCCACGCTCGCGTCGAACTCGAAGACATCAGCGACTCTATCTTCGAGGGGTTCAAGATGGTGATGTTCCCGGTCGCGGTCCTCTCGCTGGCGTGGACCATCGGGTCGGTCAGCGAGGCGCTCGGCGTCGGCCCCTACGTCGTCTCCGTGGCGGAGGGCGTCATCACCGCCGAACTGCTCCCCGCGGTCGTCTTCCTCGCCGCGGCCATCATCTCGTTCAGCATCGGTACCTCGTGGGGGACGATGGGCATCATGTTCCCCGTGGCCGTGCCCCTCGCGTTCAACCTCGGCGCACCGCTTCCGGGCGCTATCGGCGCAATCCTCACCGGGTCGCTGTTCGGCGACCACTGCTCGCCCATCAGCGACACGACGGTGCTGTCGTCGATGTTCGCCGGGGCCGACCACGTCGACCACGTGAACACCCAGATTCCGTACGCGGTCCTCTGCGGCGTGGTCGCGACGGGACTGTTCCTCGCGAGCGGGTACGGCGTCTCGCCGCCGCCGCTCCTCGCCGCGGGCGTCTTCGCGCTCATCGCGGCCGCGTACGGCCTCTCGGAGTACACGACGGTCACGATGCCGAGGGTCTTCAGTTCGGACGCCGACTGACGACTCCGGCAGACGACTTCGACTGACGCTTTCGACCGACGCTTTTTCTCGAACCCGCTCTCGCGTCACAGTTCGGCGGACCCCGCCGAGGCGTGCTATCTGGCGGTCGGCGGGCGGTTCGCGGAGAAAGATACATGTGGAGCCGTTGAGACGAACTGGACGATGAAGTGGTCGCCGACCAGACGTGAGTTCCTCGGCGTCGCCGGTCCGGGCAGTGTCGCGTCGTCGGTCGTCGCCGACCGCCCGGCGAGTCTCGGGAACGTCTCACTCGGGAACGCGTCCGACGCCGTGCCGGACCATCCGCTCGCGCCGACGCCCGAGGTCGAGTGGTCAGTCGATACCGACACCGAGAAGCCGCTACTTCGGCGGTCGGAGACCGGCGACGCGGTCTACCTCGGGACCGAGACCGGCGTTCGGGGGTTCTCGACCGACGGCACCGAGCGGTGGCGCCGCCGGATTCCGAGGGCCGACGCCGACCGCCCGGTCGAGATACATCCCGGAACCGGCGCGGTCTACGCCGAAGGGAAGGCGCAACTCCGCGCTCTCGACGCCGAAGACGGTCACACCCGCTGGCGGTACCCCGGCGAGAGCGGGACCGCCGAGAGATACGTGGACGTCTCGCTGGTGACTTCGGAGACGGTCTTCCTGAGAGACGACGGCATCGCGGCGGTCGCGGCGTCTGACGGCCGCGAGCGGTGGCGATTCCGACCGGACGAGTCGCTCTGGTTCCCCTCGCGCATCGACGGTGACGACCTCTACGTCGGGACGACCAGCGGCCACCTCTACGCCCTCTCGACCGCCGACGGGAGCGTCCGCTGGCACGTCGACCGCTCTGCGGACGGTGCCCCGCGGTTCTCGGTCGCCGGCGTGACCGACGACGCCGTGTTCGCGTGGAACTACGATGCCGGGGAACTGTACGCCTTCGACCGCGACGACGGGGCGCTCCGGTGGCGATTCGACGCCGAGGTAAACGAGAGCGGGTTTCCCGGGGCGGTTCGGGACGAGGCGGTGTACCTCGGCGACGGTTCGCTGGTCCGCGCGATTTCGCCCGCCGACGGGACCGAACGCTGGCGATACGACGCGGGGAGGCCGGTCGTCGGTTGGCCCCAGTTCGACGGCCGGACCGCGTACTTCGGCGCGAGCGGCAGCGTCCACGCGGTTTCGACCGACGACGGAACCGGCCGGTGGCAGTTCTCCACGGGGACGGACCGAGCGTACGTCGCCGGCGTCGCCGACGGGACGGTCGTCGCGCACGGCAGGACCGACGCCCTCTACGGACTGGACGCGGACCGCGGCCACCTCCGGTGGCGGTTCGACTCCCCCGGCCACGCGCGGTGGTTGCCGCAGGTCGACGACGACAGGGTCTACTTCGCCACCGAGTCGGGCACCCTCTACGCCCTCTCGTCGCCCGGTTCGACGCCGCTCTACGACGCCGCTCGGACTCTCACCTCGCCGGCGGGCCTCGCGGTCGGCGGTCTCCTCGGCGCGGCGACTCTCGCCGGCGCCTACCGCCGCCGAAGTCGCGACGGGGACACCCCCGACGAACCGGCCGAACCGACTGAACCGACCCGGGTCGCCGACTTCGAACTCCGGGACGTTCTCGCCCGGAGCGCCGACGCCGAGGTCCGCGACGCCCGGACCCCGGCGGGCGAGCGCGTCGCGCTGAAACGCTTCGACCCGGACGCAATCGCCGACGACGCCTTCGAGTCCGCGGTCGAGACGTGGGCCGCCCTCGACGCGCCGGGCGTCCTCGCGGTTCGCCGGCGGGGAACCGACCCGGTGCCGTGGGTCGCCACCGACCCGGTGGACGCATCGCTCGCCGACCCCGCCGACTCGTCGGTCGTTGACCTCTCGACTGCCGACCTCGCCCGCGCTCTCGCCGACGCGGCCGAGACGCTCCACCGCGCCCACCGCGAGGGCGTCGTCCACGGCGCTCTCGGTCCCGAGAACCTCTGGTTCGCCGACGGCGGGGTCCGAGTCGGCGGTTGGGGCCTCGCCGCGGCGCGCCGAGGCCAGTCGAGCGTCCGGCCGCCGGAATCGGACGCCGACCCGGAGACCGCCGACACCTACCGACTCGCGGCGGCGGCCGACGACCTGCTCGGCGAGTCCGCAACCGACCCCGACCGACCCGACGAACTCGACGGCGTACTCTCGCGGGCGCTCGCGGCCGACCCCGCCGACCGCTACGGTTCGGCGCTCCGGTTCGCCGACGCGCTCCGGTGGGCGGTCAGGTAGTCCGGTGGGGGTCCGTAGTCTGGCGGGTGGTCCGGTAGTCCGGCGAGCGGTCGGGTAGTCCGACAGGCGGTCGGGTAGTCCGACAGGCGGTCGGGTGGCGAACCGGATTCGGGGCCGACCGGTCGGGACCGCGGGGACGGACTAACGCGGTTCAGAAACCCATTTACCCGCCGGTCGAAAACCAACGGGTAACATGTATCTCCAGTTCCGGGACGACGTGGAGGACGCGCTCGTCTCCGCGCTCGAAGCGCTCGACCTCCCGACCGACGACCTCGGCGTCGAGGACCCGCCCGAGGGCGTCGAGGCCGTGCTGGCCAGTAGCGCGGCGTTCCGCCTCGCCGGCGAGGTCGGCGCGCCCCCGCCGCAGGTCGCGGGGCAAATCGCCGACGAAATCGACGTGAGCGAGTACGACCTCGTCGCTGACGCCTCGGCGCAGGGCCCCTACGTCAACTTCGCGCCGAGCGACGCCTACTACGAGGGCACGGTCGAGGAGGCCCAGCGCGCCGACTTCGGCCACCTCGAACCGACCGGCGAGGAGGTCGTGGTCGAACACACCTCCGCGAACCCGACCGGTCCGGTCCACGTCGGCCGGGCGCGCAACCCCATCGTGGGCGACGCCGTGGCGCGAGTTCTGTCGTTCGCGGGCCACGACGTGGACCGCCACTACTACGTCAACGACGCGGGTCGCCAGATGGCCGTCTTCACGTGGGCCTACGAAACCTTCGACGAGTCCGACCTCGACGCCGACCCCGAACGCGACAAGGACGACTACGACCTCGTGCGCTACTACCGGAAGGGCAACGACTTCCT
Encoded proteins:
- a CDS encoding Na+/H+ antiporter NhaC family protein, which codes for MASETYGIISLLPALLAIVLTLVSRQVLLSLFAGIWIGATILVGWNPVVGAAHSLQLVIDNITASFNSKLLLFTFLSGAMLGMIFLSGGMKALADRIISRIRTRRQAELGTSILGMLIFVDSYASTMITGSVMRPITDKFDISREKLAYLLDSTTSPVVSVAVVSTWVGFEVGLIKEQFSALGIERSAFVVFLQSIPFRFYSLLAVALVFIVVITGWNFGPMKRAEKRAKETGKVLRDDADPLLETREEDIVTPDHVDSRWWYFAAPIVALVVVTGLGLLTSGGWPGVAPVEALKDAATADAILWGVFSACALLLAILVGHARVELEDISDSIFEGFKMVMFPVAVLSLAWTIGSVSEALGVGPYVVSVAEGVITAELLPAVVFLAAAIISFSIGTSWGTMGIMFPVAVPLAFNLGAPLPGAIGAILTGSLFGDHCSPISDTTVLSSMFAGADHVDHVNTQIPYAVLCGVVATGLFLASGYGVSPPPLLAAGVFALIAAAYGLSEYTTVTMPRVFSSDAD
- a CDS encoding outer membrane protein assembly factor BamB family protein, whose translation is MKWSPTRREFLGVAGPGSVASSVVADRPASLGNVSLGNASDAVPDHPLAPTPEVEWSVDTDTEKPLLRRSETGDAVYLGTETGVRGFSTDGTERWRRRIPRADADRPVEIHPGTGAVYAEGKAQLRALDAEDGHTRWRYPGESGTAERYVDVSLVTSETVFLRDDGIAAVAASDGRERWRFRPDESLWFPSRIDGDDLYVGTTSGHLYALSTADGSVRWHVDRSADGAPRFSVAGVTDDAVFAWNYDAGELYAFDRDDGALRWRFDAEVNESGFPGAVRDEAVYLGDGSLVRAISPADGTERWRYDAGRPVVGWPQFDGRTAYFGASGSVHAVSTDDGTGRWQFSTGTDRAYVAGVADGTVVAHGRTDALYGLDADRGHLRWRFDSPGHARWLPQVDDDRVYFATESGTLYALSSPGSTPLYDAARTLTSPAGLAVGGLLGAATLAGAYRRRSRDGDTPDEPAEPTEPTRVADFELRDVLARSADAEVRDARTPAGERVALKRFDPDAIADDAFESAVETWAALDAPGVLAVRRRGTDPVPWVATDPVDASLADPADSSVVDLSTADLARALADAAETLHRAHREGVVHGALGPENLWFADGGVRVGGWGLAAARRGQSSVRPPESDADPETADTYRLAAAADDLLGESATDPDRPDELDGVLSRALAADPADRYGSALRFADALRWAVR